The sequence GGTACTGTTGATGTTTCCAATGGAGTAGCTACTTTGCAGTGGACAATACCAACTAATTGGACCGCTGGTAACTATAATGTTGTTGCAGAGTATTCTGGAAGCAGTAACTACTTGGCTTCTATCAATAGTACTTTGTTAACGTTGCAGCCATCTTCTTATCTGTACTTGAACACTACAAACTCGAATAGTCACCCTACTGTTGGTGACACATTCATATTAACCTACAAACTCAGCAACAGCGGACCGGACAACGCAACCAATGTTATAATGTCTTTCCAGGTACCAGCTGGTTTAGAATTTGTAAATGCAACTGTTGACAATGGAACAGTTACCTACAACCCAGTAAATAGGACAGTAACATGGACCTTAACCAATGTAGAAGTAGGAGATCCCTACCTGTACCTCACAGTCAAAGCATTAGGAAGTGGAAGTTACTCTATCACACCAACGATAACCTCAGAGACATTCAACCAAAACAATGACCCACTAACGCCGTTCAGCATCAGTGTACAATCACAGAACAACTCTAATAGTAACACAGTGAACGCTGCATCAACAACAAAAACAGTACCAATGCAAACCACGGGTATGCCAATAGCAGGACTAGTACTGGCTATTCTCGCTGTACTTGGAGGAGTATTCACACCAAGGAAAAAATAAACACCAATTTACCTTTTTTCTTTTTTTAAGGATCAAAATCATTAAATCGTTTGCGGAGGATGATGTTCCAATTTTGAATCCTACATAAAATGTGAATTTTTGTTTTTAAAAAGAGTTAAATTGTCTTTTAACTTAGTATGTATATCAATTTTTTACAGGTGGTACGATATGGATGAGCATATAATTGAAGCCCTTGGTAGAACACGGGTTGTGGTGAGGGAGGGAAATGTTGTTGAGGTGGGAGAACCTAAAATCAATTACTGTCCTATTTTTGATAAAAACAGGGGAATCAAAGATATTACGTCTGAAGCCGTGCGAAAAAATATAGAATTTCGAATTAAAGACTTTGGAATGTGCACATCTGAAAGAAAATTGCGTATGAAAGATTTCCTTTCCTTTGGAGTATCAGAAACCTTGAGCACATTACTCGATGAAAACATGATCGATTGTGCTGTTATCGTCAGCGAAGGGTGCGGAACAGTTATTTTAACAGATCCTGAATTTGTTCAAGGAATGGCCGGTAGAATATCAGCTTTCATAAGTACAACACCAATTACCCAGATCATAGAAACTATTGGACCTGAAAATGTTCTTGACCCTGAAACAGCTGAAATTAACCAGATCAAAGGTGTTTTAAAGGCCATTGACACGGGTTACAGGAACATTGCAGTTTCAGTTGTATCAACAGAGGATGCTAAAAAGCTTCGTGGAATCGAAAAAGACAATGAAGACGTTAATATTTACATATTTGCAGCCCATGTAACCGAAATGTCCGAGGAAGATGCAAAAGTCCTGTTTGACACTGCAGATATTATCACAAGCTGTGCATCCAAATACATCAACGAAGTGGGTAAAGATAGGGAAGTGTTCAAGGTCGGCACATCTGTACCCATATTTGGACCTACAGAATCTGGAGAAAAATTCTTAAAAACAAGACTAGAAAAAATTGGAGGATTAAAAAACAAACCCAACGCCAAAATACCGGATCCCCTAATCTAAAAAGCTTTTAAATTAATTAAATTTTTAACCAACCCTTATTTTTTTACATTTTTACTGGAAATATAATAAAAAAAAGCAATTGTTCAAAAAAAACTTGTTGTTCAAAGATGTGTATGCTTTGAGCACTGATTTTTCCAATTTATATATTTTGGGCACGATTTATTTTTGATGCCACACTTTGAATCTTCCAGTAATGATATTATCGAAAGACAATTATAATACTACTTTAATATTATGATTGAGGTAAAAGATCATGATTAAGTGTTCAGAATGTGGATTTGAAAATCCTGAAGGGAGTAAATACTGTTCTGAGTGCGGAAATGAACTAAAGACTGCCTTAAATAAACCTGTTAAAGAAATGAGCAACCTCTGGTACCTTGTAACATTTTTTATCCCCTTAATGGGCATACTTGGAGGCATGTACTACTGGGGAAAAGGATATAAAAATGCCCCTATGGTCCTATACTTCGGCCTGTTCATGGCAGTTATAAACTTAATAATTGCCTTTTGGCCTTACATCTATAATCTTAAATTTAATTTGGGTTTATTGTTTAAGTATTTGAATTTTAATCTAATCAACTCATCAATAACACAGTAAAAGGTTACCCTTGTTATATTAAAGAATCCCATCAAATACATTCGTAATACTTATTGTAGGTTAACTTACATTAAACGTAAGGTTAGCTCGTTCCATAATTTGAATCTCCAGAACAGACTCTGAGCATAATTAGTATAATTCCACTTGCGACTTTTAACTTATGGGCCTTTGCTCTCCATTATACTTATAAGTCTGCTTCTATTTTATAAGATTGGAAATGAAAATAGAAGTATTGGTTGGTGATAAAATATGAAAATTAAGTACACTACCATGATAGTTAAGGATATGGATGAATCAGTTAAATTCTATAGAGATGTTATGGGATTCGAGGTAGATAGTCAATACGATCTAGGACCCGCAGGAACCATCACACTACTTAAAGGTGAAGGAGAAACTATGGTGGAACTCATTAAAAATCCTGTGGATGAGACTGGGCTGTTTTCGGTGGGGATGGATGTTGAAGACGTAAACGCCACAGTGAAAGAACTTAAATCAAAGGGTGCTAAAGTCACAATGGAACCCACACCAATAACAGTGGGGACCCTGGCCTTCATAGAAGATCCAAACGGCGTCAAAATAGCATTGATTCAACATCACTAATTTTTTTTTAAAATTACTGCCTATTTTTAGTACTTGTACTGGTTTTTTCTGCAATGGTAACTGTATTTTACAAGATCAGTAAAAAAAACCTTCATTTTTCAAAGTTAACTTTAACAACTTTGATTTATCAGTTAATACATTTTTATAAATTCTAAGTACTAAAACACCTAAAATTGGAAATAGGAATGATAAAATGCTGAATAAATCAAATAGACCATTGTAGTAGTCTGGATTAACGGCCTTGCTACGGCAATTTTAAGAACTGGTGGGGCCTCGGGTGTTGCTGAAATAACTGCCGGTGATTATCAAAGGGTTCAAACCTTTGTAACTATTCTTGGATCAGGAGACCCATCAGCAAAATCAAAGGTAAATGCACAAACTATCCCAATGCAAAACACTGGAATGCCAGTAGCAGGAGTAATCATATCTTTCATAATGATACTTGGCGGATTTATTGGCATTCGAAGGAAATAATAAAGAATTTTGGCCTTCCTTTTCCCTCTTTTTTTATTTAAAATCATCCGAAAGTATCTCGGGGCTGAAATAATTTTTTTACGACTCAATTTTTTAACTCCTCCCTCATTATCTTCATTAACAAAACTTATATACTGTGTGCCACACAGTAATGTGTGTAACATAAGTCATTGTACCACATGGTATGTGGGGGATAGTGAAAATGAGCAGTATCTTTGAAAGGTTCGAGAAGGAAATGAGGAGGGGAGCCATACAAGTAGCATTGATGTGTTTGCTTGAAGAAGAGCATTACGGCTATGAGATCACAAAGAGCCTTAAAAATTCTGGGCTAAAAGTGGAAGAAGGAACCTTATACCCCCTTCTCAGACGTCTTGAAAAGGATGAACTCCTCTCGAGCAGATGGGACACTGGGGATTCAAGACCCAGAAAATACTACGCAGTAACCGAATATGGTAAAGGAGTCAGGGAGAACTGGTTGGAATTTTTTAAATCAATCAATGGATCAGTTGAAGAATTTGAAACCAACCTAAAAAATGGAAAAGGTGACTGAAAGATGCACATAGATGATTATATAAAAGAAGTAACAAAGAATATGGGTCCAGATCAGCAAAAAGAAGTTGCTCGAGAACTCAAAACTCACATTCTGGACAGTGCAGATGCCATTGCCCTTGAGAGAAACGTTGAAGTTGATGAGGAAATGGTTCAGGAAGCTATCTCAAGGATGGGAACTCCAGAAAAGCTTGCCAGAATGTACCCAAACTTAGAACACCTATGGAAACTTGATGAAATAGTTGAAAGCGACATGTGCGCAAAATGCGGTACCTGTGCTGTGATATGTCCCAACAACATCCTTTCCTTTGACGGCAAACCTGAACTAACCGAAGAATGCCTTAGAAACGGTCATGGGATGTGTTTTGAGGTTTGTCCACGTGTCTCCTCTGGAAAGTACCAGATAAAGATAAGGGAGAACTTCAAGGAGGAAATGTACTATGGAAGGGGATCATCCAATGGACAGGACGGTGGAGCAGTCACAACTTTCCTAAAACACCTCCTTGAAAAGGATAAAATAGATGGAGCCATAGTTGTTGGTGATGAGTACTGGAAACCAGTTTCACTCATAGTTCAGAGTGCAGATGACCTGGCTCAAACCTCCAAGTCAAAGTACACTATATCCACACTTGAAGCCCTTAAAACAGCCGGTGAAATGGGGATTGAGAGGGTTGCAATAGTAGCCCTCCCATGTCAGATAAACGGCCTTCGTAAACTCCAGTACTTCCCCTACCTTGCAAAGCACGAGGAGGAACTTGGAAGAACAGGCAAACCAGTGAAACTCCCAAAAATTGAATACCTCATAGGCCTTTTCTGTACAGAAAAATTTGACTACGGAAACCTGAAGCAGATCCTGCAGGAGAACCACATAAAACTGGAGGATGTTGAGAAGTTCAACGTTAAAAAGGGAAAACTCCTTGTCTACGTGGATGGGGAAGAGAAAAAGATAGATCTCAAGAAGATAGAACTCTGTGCTGGATGTAAGATGTGCAGGGACTTCGATGCAGAGCTTGCAGATGTTTCAATTGGATCCGTTGGAAGTCCAAAGGGCTACTCAACCGTTGTCATCAGAACCAGGAAAGGTGAAGAGATCAAGGAAGCCATGGAACTTGAAGAAGGTGTTGATGCCAGTGAAGTGGAAAAACTCAAGGGATTCAAGCTTAAAAGGTTCCAGAGGGAACTTCAAAGGAGAAAAGAAAATGATGAGTTCATATCATTTTACTGGGCCTCAGACTATGCAGGTGTTTCAAAGAGGGCTGACGGAACTTACTTCATAAGGATACGGGCAAAACCTGCAGGATGGTACGATACAGAGGAAATCAAAGAGGTTCTTGATGTTGCAGAGAAGTACGATGCAAGGATCAAACTCACAAACAGGGGAGCCTACGAACTTCATGGCATCAGCGGCTTTGATGTTGAGGATGTTGTTGAAAGGCTGAACTCCATGGGCCTTGTAACAGGTTCAGAGGGACCACTTGTAAGGGCAACACTCGCCTGCCCAGGTAAGGAGAACTGCGGCAGCGGACTTATAAACACAACGGAGATATGTAGCATTATCGAAGACAGATTCAGGGAAAGACCAACACCTTACAAGTTCAAAATTGCAGTCAGTGGCTGTCCAAACAAGTGCATGAGGCCCCAGATACATGATGCAGGTGTTGCAGG is a genomic window of Methanobacterium congolense containing:
- a CDS encoding methanogenesis marker 8 protein, producing MDEHIIEALGRTRVVVREGNVVEVGEPKINYCPIFDKNRGIKDITSEAVRKNIEFRIKDFGMCTSERKLRMKDFLSFGVSETLSTLLDENMIDCAVIVSEGCGTVILTDPEFVQGMAGRISAFISTTPITQIIETIGPENVLDPETAEINQIKGVLKAIDTGYRNIAVSVVSTEDAKKLRGIEKDNEDVNIYIFAAHVTEMSEEDAKVLFDTADIITSCASKYINEVGKDREVFKVGTSVPIFGPTESGEKFLKTRLEKIGGLKNKPNAKIPDPLI
- a CDS encoding zinc ribbon domain-containing protein — its product is MIKCSECGFENPEGSKYCSECGNELKTALNKPVKEMSNLWYLVTFFIPLMGILGGMYYWGKGYKNAPMVLYFGLFMAVINLIIAFWPYIYNLKFNLGLLFKYLNFNLINSSITQ
- a CDS encoding VOC family protein, whose translation is MKIKYTTMIVKDMDESVKFYRDVMGFEVDSQYDLGPAGTITLLKGEGETMVELIKNPVDETGLFSVGMDVEDVNATVKELKSKGAKVTMEPTPITVGTLAFIEDPNGVKIALIQHH
- a CDS encoding PadR family transcriptional regulator, with the protein product MSSIFERFEKEMRRGAIQVALMCLLEEEHYGYEITKSLKNSGLKVEEGTLYPLLRRLEKDELLSSRWDTGDSRPRKYYAVTEYGKGVRENWLEFFKSINGSVEEFETNLKNGKGD
- a CDS encoding Coenzyme F420 hydrogenase/dehydrogenase, beta subunit C-terminal domain, which gives rise to MHIDDYIKEVTKNMGPDQQKEVARELKTHILDSADAIALERNVEVDEEMVQEAISRMGTPEKLARMYPNLEHLWKLDEIVESDMCAKCGTCAVICPNNILSFDGKPELTEECLRNGHGMCFEVCPRVSSGKYQIKIRENFKEEMYYGRGSSNGQDGGAVTTFLKHLLEKDKIDGAIVVGDEYWKPVSLIVQSADDLAQTSKSKYTISTLEALKTAGEMGIERVAIVALPCQINGLRKLQYFPYLAKHEEELGRTGKPVKLPKIEYLIGLFCTEKFDYGNLKQILQENHIKLEDVEKFNVKKGKLLVYVDGEEKKIDLKKIELCAGCKMCRDFDAELADVSIGSVGSPKGYSTVVIRTRKGEEIKEAMELEEGVDASEVEKLKGFKLKRFQRELQRRKENDEFISFYWASDYAGVSKRADGTYFIRIRAKPAGWYDTEEIKEVLDVAEKYDARIKLTNRGAYELHGISGFDVEDVVERLNSMGLVTGSEGPLVRATLACPGKENCGSGLINTTEICSIIEDRFRERPTPYKFKIAVSGCPNKCMRPQIHDAGVAGIEFPRTNEDKCNGCGRCSEVCKVEAINIRGETSYTNYDICVGCGKCLKACPHSAREVKEDGFMLYIGGKAGRELVEGVSTKVQTVDEITSYIDSVLRVYDRYADKPQRERLAATMKRVGQTKFLNEVKEGLEE